One genomic window of Aliiroseovarius sp. M344 includes the following:
- a CDS encoding NnrS family protein translates to MILLSGAYRLFFPFTALFAGTAVPIWLIYHAGLVERINDPLLWHQHEMLWGYLPAALAGFLFTAIPNWTGRPAMGPKTVAGLFGLWLTARIAMFAAPEGALSHTVALAFLPIVALLALRELLAARNRRNYVVAGVVLALGLAQAVFLMSDADLGLTMGFALTFALMVHIGGRVTPAFSRNWLKKRGEDRLPVSFGPVDQLAISVSIAAAASWIVFDASALTGVLAAMASLALALRLSRWRGFAVTREPLLFAQHAGYAWLPISMALLAAASLTDLANIGQVHHALGVGAIGTITVIVMLRALLGHSGRPIEGTRFDRVFLNFLHIGAVLRVTADWTGDPTHFYHLGGAFWSVGMICFFIRAFPIALAPRV, encoded by the coding sequence CCTTCTGTCTGGCGCGTATCGCCTGTTCTTCCCGTTCACCGCCCTGTTCGCCGGCACCGCCGTTCCGATCTGGCTGATCTACCATGCAGGCCTGGTCGAACGGATAAATGACCCCCTGCTCTGGCACCAGCACGAGATGCTATGGGGCTATTTGCCTGCCGCGCTTGCAGGCTTCCTGTTCACCGCAATTCCAAACTGGACGGGCCGCCCTGCGATGGGTCCAAAAACAGTCGCGGGGCTATTCGGTCTTTGGCTGACCGCACGTATTGCCATGTTCGCGGCCCCCGAAGGGGCGCTGTCGCACACCGTGGCATTGGCCTTCCTTCCAATCGTCGCCCTTTTGGCTTTGCGCGAGCTGTTGGCCGCCCGCAACAGACGCAACTATGTCGTGGCAGGCGTTGTGCTTGCGTTGGGCTTGGCGCAGGCTGTCTTCCTGATGTCGGACGCTGATCTTGGTTTGACTATGGGGTTCGCGCTGACCTTTGCCCTGATGGTTCATATCGGAGGTCGGGTCACACCTGCGTTCAGCCGCAACTGGCTGAAAAAACGCGGTGAGGATCGGTTGCCCGTTTCGTTCGGCCCTGTGGATCAACTGGCCATCAGCGTAAGCATTGCTGCGGCGGCAAGCTGGATCGTGTTCGATGCAAGCGCATTGACTGGAGTTCTTGCTGCCATGGCAAGCTTAGCCCTTGCGCTACGCCTGTCGCGATGGCGCGGTTTCGCAGTCACTCGCGAGCCGCTGTTGTTTGCGCAACACGCGGGCTATGCGTGGCTGCCGATTTCGATGGCTCTGCTCGCCGCAGCGTCGTTGACGGATCTGGCGAACATAGGACAAGTACATCACGCGCTTGGTGTGGGGGCGATCGGCACAATCACCGTTATCGTGATGTTGCGCGCCCTTCTTGGGCATTCGGGGCGTCCAATAGAAGGCACCCGATTTGATCGCGTTTTTCTGAATTTTCTACATATCGGGGCTGTTTTGCGCGTCACTGCAGATTGGACCGGGGACCCAACACATTTCTATCATCTGGGCGGCGCTTTCTGGTCGGTGGGGATGATCTGCTTCTTCATCCGTGCTTTCCCCATTGCCTTAGCGCCGCGCGTCTAG
- the fghA gene encoding S-formylglutathione hydrolase, with product METVSQNACFGGTQGVYKHASDATGTDMTFGLFLPVEAQDGPVPVLWYLSGLTCTHENAMTKAGAQSWAAEQGIALIFPDTSPRGDDVADDDDYDLGQGAGFYVNATQHPWAPHFQMWDYVTEDLPALAFDHFALDPERQGITGHSMGGHGALTIAMTLPERFRSVSAFSPICNPTASDWGRKQLEAYLGDEDDADWFAHDASHLMTQRGFDGPMLIDTGTKDQFIDLLRPEALAHAIASQRQQATFRLQPGYDHSYFFVSTFMEEHIAFHAEALWA from the coding sequence ATGGAAACGGTATCACAGAACGCCTGTTTTGGGGGCACGCAAGGCGTTTACAAACACGCCTCGGACGCGACTGGAACCGACATGACCTTCGGACTTTTCTTGCCGGTCGAAGCGCAGGACGGTCCTGTCCCGGTGCTGTGGTATCTGTCGGGTCTGACCTGCACCCACGAAAACGCCATGACCAAAGCGGGCGCGCAAAGCTGGGCCGCCGAGCAGGGCATCGCCTTGATTTTCCCCGACACCAGCCCACGCGGCGACGATGTCGCGGATGACGACGATTATGATCTCGGGCAAGGCGCCGGGTTCTATGTCAACGCGACGCAACATCCATGGGCCCCACATTTCCAGATGTGGGACTATGTCACCGAAGATTTGCCAGCCCTCGCCTTTGATCACTTTGCATTGGACCCCGAACGTCAGGGTATTACCGGGCATTCGATGGGGGGCCACGGCGCGCTGACCATTGCGATGACCTTGCCGGAACGGTTCCGGTCAGTCTCTGCGTTCTCGCCGATCTGCAATCCCACTGCATCGGACTGGGGTCGCAAGCAGCTTGAGGCCTATCTGGGCGATGAGGACGACGCGGATTGGTTCGCCCACGACGCGAGCCATCTGATGACCCAGCGCGGCTTTGATGGTCCGATGCTTATCGACACCGGCACCAAGGACCAATTCATAGATCTTTTGCGACCCGAAGCTTTGGCCCATGCCATTGCCAGCCAACGCCAGCAGGCCACGTTCCGGTTGCAGCCGGGCTATGACCACAGCTATTTCTTCGTGTCGACCTTCATGGAGGAACACATCGCTTTCCACGCCGAAGCGCTTTGGGCTTAA
- a CDS encoding YaiI/YqxD family protein: MVVYVDADACPVKTEAEAVATRHKTKILFVSNGGLRPSQNPLVEMIYVSDGPDVADMWIADRAGPNDVVVTGDIPLAAKCVEAGAQVLRHSGEKFTQANVREQLAMRDLMTDLRAADPFRQGGGRAFSKSDRARFREALEAALRNVSAP; this comes from the coding sequence ATGGTCGTCTATGTTGATGCAGATGCGTGCCCGGTCAAGACCGAGGCCGAGGCTGTCGCCACCCGCCACAAGACAAAAATTCTGTTTGTCTCTAACGGTGGCCTGCGCCCCTCGCAAAACCCCTTGGTCGAGATGATATACGTGTCCGATGGCCCCGATGTGGCTGACATGTGGATCGCTGATCGCGCCGGGCCGAACGATGTTGTGGTCACCGGAGACATTCCGCTGGCGGCCAAATGCGTTGAGGCCGGGGCGCAGGTTCTGCGGCATAGTGGTGAAAAATTTACCCAAGCGAATGTCCGCGAACAGCTGGCAATGCGCGACTTGATGACCGACCTGCGTGCCGCCGATCCGTTCCGACAAGGGGGAGGGCGAGCCTTCTCAAAATCCGACCGCGCCCGGTTTCGAGAAGCGCTGGAGGCAGCGCTGCGGAACGTTTCCGCGCCCTGA
- the sseA gene encoding 3-mercaptopyruvate sulfurtransferase has translation MPHSDPRTLVSTDWLAKHLKDPDLRLVDASWYMPDMERNAQAEYDAAHIPGARFFDIDEIADLRSDLPHMMPPVEKFMSRVRAMGIGDGHQIVVYDGMGLFSAARVWWMFRLMGHKDIAVLDGGLPKWQVEDHPIEDMPPIVRDRHMTVVRQAHMVKDVTQVAAASKLGDYQIIDARSAERFRGEVPEPREGLRSGHIPNSKNLPFGELLNEDGTMKSLDALRSVFGTANVDLEKPAILSCGSGVTAAILALALERLGHDRHAVYDGSWAEWGMYNDLKVETGE, from the coding sequence ATGCCGCATAGCGACCCCAGAACGCTGGTTTCAACCGACTGGCTTGCCAAGCATCTAAAAGATCCTGACCTGCGTCTTGTCGATGCCAGTTGGTATATGCCTGACATGGAGCGGAATGCGCAGGCCGAATACGATGCCGCGCATATTCCGGGCGCGCGTTTCTTCGACATAGACGAGATTGCAGACTTGCGGTCCGACCTGCCGCACATGATGCCGCCGGTTGAAAAGTTCATGTCGCGGGTGCGCGCCATGGGCATCGGCGACGGGCATCAGATCGTCGTCTACGACGGCATGGGCCTGTTCTCCGCCGCGCGTGTCTGGTGGATGTTCCGGCTGATGGGCCACAAGGACATTGCGGTTCTGGATGGCGGCCTGCCCAAATGGCAAGTTGAAGATCACCCGATCGAAGACATGCCACCCATCGTTCGCGACCGCCATATGACCGTCGTGCGGCAGGCGCATATGGTCAAGGATGTGACGCAGGTGGCCGCGGCTTCGAAGCTGGGCGACTATCAAATTATCGACGCCCGGTCTGCCGAGCGGTTCCGCGGCGAGGTGCCAGAGCCACGCGAAGGGTTGCGTTCGGGTCATATTCCGAACTCGAAGAACCTGCCGTTTGGCGAGCTTCTGAACGAAGACGGAACGATGAAATCCCTTGACGCGTTACGCTCCGTCTTCGGCACGGCCAATGTGGACCTTGAAAAACCCGCGATCCTGAGTTGCGGGTCTGGTGTCACCGCCGCGATCCTTGCGTTGGCGTTGGAACGATTGGGCCATGACCGCCATGCCGTCTATGACGGCAGCTGGGCCGAATGGGGAATGTATAACGACCTGAAAGTTGAAACAGGAGAGTAG
- a CDS encoding aromatic amino acid transaminase translates to MFTNLKAQPKDKIMALMQQYREDPRDGKIDLGVGVYKNAQGVTPVMRAVKAAEKVLWDIEGTKSYTGLAGDPAYGRALSGLVLGDAVPADRLSMAAQPGGTGAIHQAVELIKMASPDATIWLSAPTWPNHPSIIKHLGMKMAEYRYFDNESRAVDFDGMMEDLKAIKAGDAVLLHGCCHNPTGANLTLPQWKEVAALIVEKGATPLIDIAYQGFGDGLEEDAAGVRLIAQTVPEAMIAASCSKNFGIYRERTGLLTCISKNAEQAGITQQNLTHLNRQNFSFPPDHGARLVTMILEDEGLKADWMAELEEVRTGMLGLREKLAGELRARTGSDRFGFIADHRGMFSRLGATPEQVEALRVDHGIYMVGDSRMNIAGLNEETVPLLAEAIAKVGV, encoded by the coding sequence ATGTTCACCAACCTGAAAGCTCAGCCCAAAGACAAGATCATGGCGCTGATGCAGCAATACCGCGAGGACCCGCGCGACGGGAAGATCGACCTTGGCGTGGGCGTTTACAAGAACGCGCAGGGTGTGACCCCGGTGATGCGTGCGGTGAAAGCCGCCGAGAAAGTGCTGTGGGACATCGAGGGCACCAAATCCTATACCGGTTTGGCCGGTGATCCGGCTTACGGCCGCGCGCTGTCCGGGTTGGTTCTGGGCGACGCAGTGCCCGCTGACCGCCTGTCGATGGCGGCCCAGCCCGGCGGCACCGGCGCGATCCACCAAGCGGTCGAGCTGATCAAGATGGCGTCCCCTGACGCGACGATCTGGCTGTCGGCCCCGACCTGGCCCAACCACCCGTCGATCATCAAGCATCTTGGCATGAAAATGGCCGAGTACCGCTATTTCGACAATGAAAGCCGCGCGGTTGATTTCGACGGGATGATGGAGGACCTGAAAGCGATCAAAGCGGGCGATGCGGTGCTGCTGCACGGCTGCTGCCACAACCCGACTGGCGCCAACCTGACCCTGCCCCAGTGGAAAGAGGTCGCAGCGCTGATCGTTGAAAAAGGCGCGACCCCTCTGATCGACATCGCCTATCAGGGCTTTGGCGACGGTCTGGAAGAAGACGCGGCGGGCGTGCGCCTGATCGCACAAACCGTGCCGGAAGCGATGATCGCGGCCAGCTGTTCGAAAAACTTCGGCATCTATCGCGAGCGTACTGGGCTGCTGACCTGCATCTCGAAGAACGCCGAGCAGGCTGGGATCACCCAGCAGAACCTGACCCACCTGAACCGTCAGAACTTCAGCTTCCCGCCCGATCACGGCGCCCGTCTGGTGACCATGATCCTTGAGGACGAGGGTCTGAAAGCTGACTGGATGGCCGAGCTGGAAGAAGTCCGCACCGGCATGCTGGGACTGCGCGAAAAACTGGCTGGCGAGTTGCGCGCACGCACGGGATCAGATCGCTTCGGTTTCATCGCCGACCACCGCGGCATGTTCTCGCGCCTTGGCGCCACACCCGAACAGGTCGAAGCCCTGCGCGTCGATCACGGCATCTATATGGTCGGTGACAGCCGCATGAACATCGCGGGCCTGAACGAAGAGACCGTGCCGTTGCTGGCGGAGGCGATTGCGAAAGTTGGGGTTTAG
- a CDS encoding DUF2892 domain-containing protein gives MSIAGLFVLISLGLAQANGQIDITSVSWLWFTAFVGLNLFQAGLTGFCPLTKILVKLGLRPAT, from the coding sequence ATGTCCATCGCAGGACTGTTCGTTCTGATCAGCCTTGGACTGGCCCAAGCCAATGGGCAGATCGATATCACCTCGGTGAGCTGGCTTTGGTTCACGGCTTTCGTTGGCCTGAATCTGTTTCAAGCCGGACTGACAGGCTTTTGTCCTCTGACAAAGATTCTCGTGAAGCTTGGGTTGAGACCTGCCACGTAA
- the amt gene encoding ammonium transporter — protein sequence MTRNLLISTAVLAVLPGLAIAQEANGEAAAHTQFILTSVLFLLGGVLVFWMAAGFAMLEAGLVRSKNVTMQLTKNIALFSIAAIMYWLAGYGIMYPGDWLIEGWLGPFFAVTSLDPVGVAAEAVDVGYASGASDFFFQLMFCATTASIVSGTLAERVKLWPFLAFVVVLTGFIYPIEASWQWGGGWLSEAGFSDFAGSTLVHAAGGFAALAGALILGPRIGKYKDGRTIPMPGSNLPLATLGTFILWLGWFGFNGGSQLAMGTISDVSDVARIFANTNMAAAAGAIVAMIMTQVMFKKVDLTMTLNGALAGLVSITAEPLAPSLFQSLIIGGIGGAIVIFVVPLLDKLKIDDVVGAIPVHLVAGFWGTFIVAWTNTDASFGTQIMGFLAIGIFVFVVSFIFFSIIKATMGLRVSEEEEVNGLDMSELGMEAYPEFTNG from the coding sequence ATGACACGCAATTTATTGATTTCAACGGCTGTTCTGGCGGTTCTGCCCGGACTTGCCATCGCGCAAGAGGCCAACGGCGAGGCCGCAGCCCACACGCAATTCATCCTGACTTCTGTGCTGTTCCTTTTGGGCGGTGTGCTGGTCTTCTGGATGGCGGCCGGGTTCGCCATGCTCGAAGCTGGGTTGGTCCGCTCCAAAAACGTCACCATGCAGCTGACCAAGAACATCGCGCTCTTTTCCATCGCGGCGATCATGTACTGGCTGGCGGGCTACGGCATCATGTATCCCGGCGATTGGCTGATCGAAGGCTGGCTGGGCCCGTTCTTCGCCGTGACCTCGCTTGATCCAGTTGGCGTTGCCGCGGAGGCTGTAGACGTCGGCTATGCCTCGGGCGCATCGGACTTCTTCTTCCAGCTGATGTTCTGTGCCACCACGGCCTCGATCGTTTCAGGCACACTGGCAGAACGCGTCAAGCTGTGGCCCTTCCTTGCCTTCGTGGTCGTGCTGACAGGCTTTATCTATCCGATCGAAGCAAGCTGGCAGTGGGGCGGCGGCTGGTTGTCGGAAGCTGGCTTCTCGGACTTTGCTGGTTCAACTCTGGTGCATGCGGCAGGCGGCTTTGCGGCACTGGCTGGGGCCCTGATCTTGGGACCGCGTATCGGCAAGTATAAAGACGGCCGCACGATCCCGATGCCGGGTTCGAACCTGCCGCTGGCAACGCTGGGGACGTTCATCCTGTGGCTGGGTTGGTTCGGCTTTAATGGTGGCTCTCAGCTGGCGATGGGCACGATTTCGGATGTCTCGGACGTGGCACGTATCTTCGCCAACACCAACATGGCCGCAGCTGCCGGTGCGATTGTCGCGATGATCATGACGCAAGTGATGTTCAAGAAGGTCGACCTGACGATGACCCTGAACGGCGCGCTGGCTGGTCTGGTGTCGATCACCGCCGAGCCTCTGGCCCCCTCGCTGTTCCAGTCGCTGATCATCGGTGGCATCGGTGGTGCGATCGTGATCTTCGTGGTGCCGCTTCTGGACAAGCTGAAGATTGACGACGTGGTTGGCGCCATCCCGGTTCACCTTGTGGCGGGCTTCTGGGGCACCTTCATCGTGGCTTGGACCAACACGGACGCCAGCTTTGGCACCCAGATCATGGGCTTTCTGGCAATCGGCATCTTCGTCTTCGTCGTCAGCTTCATCTTCTTCTCGATCATCAAGGCCACCATGGGTCTGCGGGTCAGCGAAGAGGAAGAAGTGAACGGGCTGGACATGTCCGAACTGGGCATGGAAGCCTACCCGGAGTTCACCAACGGGTAA
- a CDS encoding P-II family nitrogen regulator, giving the protein MKLIIAAIKPFKLEEVREALTSVGVTGMMVSEIKGFGTQSGHTEIYRGAEYAVNFLPKVKIEVVVADDLAPDVVETIAKAAHTGKIGDGKIFTLDVADAMRVRTGETGMDAV; this is encoded by the coding sequence GTGAAACTGATCATTGCAGCGATCAAACCGTTCAAGCTGGAAGAGGTGCGCGAAGCGCTCACCTCGGTCGGGGTGACCGGTATGATGGTTTCCGAAATCAAAGGCTTCGGCACACAGTCAGGCCACACTGAAATTTACCGCGGCGCGGAATACGCCGTGAACTTCCTTCCAAAGGTCAAAATCGAGGTCGTCGTCGCCGATGATCTGGCGCCAGACGTCGTCGAGACCATCGCGAAGGCAGCCCATACCGGCAAGATCGGGGATGGCAAGATATTCACCCTTGATGTTGCAGACGCCATGCGTGTGCGCACCGGCGAAACCGGCATGGACGCCGTGTAA
- a CDS encoding transglycosylase domain-containing protein — protein MSPTGPKRPKLVADKRYSSKKPAAKQPARRKTRKPSAKRTRRTQRPKGILGWPIFLVTWVLRLIWRLTWKSAAVVALIIGLAVFYFASTLPDLNALLDGRAKGSVTILDRYGAVYAWRGDQRGSTITTQTVSPYLRDAIVASEDKRFYGHLGLSPRGIASAVRINLSEGRGPLSGHGGSTLTQQVAKLLCLGVPFDPDQWKTEAAYEADCRQGSLRRKIKEAIYAMALEAKFSKDEILTIYLNRAYLGAGSHGFDAAAQRYFAIPASDLNPAQAAMLAGMLPKPSVYAPTSNLKRSQDRAATVLRLMNEQGYLSNEQTAKFQNNPATLSTAAKAQAGGYFADWIMGDLPAFLTRKTTEDVIIKTTLDPRIQTAAEQAMAEIFATKVSSDSKAEAAIVVMSSDGAVRGMVGGRETKVTGAFNRATQAKRQTGSAFKPFVYAAALDMGYRWDDFILDEPYCLNVPGSGQWCPKNYTRQHYGNVSLTEALARSLNVPAVKVAEDVGLEAVRSVASMFGIESDLAAGPALALGASESTLLETTGAFAGILNGGSAVIPYGLTELSLVADKEPLMTQTGGIGERVISQQAAQQLVYMMSRVVEAGTGSRAKIDGLEIAGKTGTTNSARDAWFIGFTAEYVMGVWMGYDDNTPLKGVTGGGLPAEMWHEAMVRIQSELVPTPLPMIRPNNAPRFDGQVNGSEGLFGDSQNSRPQGGQNVGKAVEDALIGVLRSIFGKN, from the coding sequence ATGAGCCCAACCGGCCCAAAGCGCCCCAAGTTGGTGGCAGACAAACGCTATTCAAGTAAAAAGCCCGCGGCCAAACAGCCCGCGCGGCGCAAGACACGTAAACCTTCGGCCAAACGCACGCGTCGGACTCAACGGCCAAAGGGTATCCTTGGCTGGCCGATTTTCTTGGTCACATGGGTTCTGCGGCTGATCTGGCGACTGACTTGGAAAAGCGCGGCGGTTGTTGCGTTGATCATCGGTCTTGCGGTGTTTTATTTCGCATCGACCCTTCCTGATTTGAATGCGCTGCTGGATGGGCGCGCCAAAGGGTCGGTGACCATTTTGGATCGCTATGGCGCGGTCTATGCATGGCGCGGCGACCAGCGCGGCAGCACGATCACAACACAGACGGTCAGCCCCTATCTGCGCGACGCCATCGTCGCCAGCGAGGATAAACGCTTTTATGGCCATCTGGGACTGAGCCCGCGCGGCATTGCCAGTGCCGTACGCATCAACCTCAGCGAGGGGCGCGGACCGTTGTCCGGACATGGCGGCTCGACCCTAACCCAGCAGGTCGCAAAACTGCTGTGCCTTGGTGTGCCATTTGACCCCGATCAGTGGAAAACCGAGGCTGCCTATGAGGCAGACTGCCGTCAGGGTTCGCTTCGGCGCAAGATCAAAGAAGCGATCTATGCTATGGCGCTGGAAGCCAAGTTCTCAAAAGATGAGATCCTGACAATCTATTTGAACCGTGCTTATCTTGGCGCAGGATCACACGGGTTTGACGCAGCCGCCCAGCGCTATTTCGCGATTCCAGCGTCTGACCTGAACCCGGCTCAAGCCGCAATGCTGGCAGGGATGTTGCCCAAGCCATCTGTCTACGCGCCAACCTCCAACCTGAAGCGGTCACAAGACCGCGCGGCGACGGTGCTGCGCCTGATGAACGAACAGGGGTATCTGAGCAACGAGCAGACTGCCAAATTCCAAAACAACCCGGCAACGCTGTCCACAGCTGCCAAAGCGCAGGCTGGCGGGTATTTTGCCGACTGGATTATGGGCGACCTGCCCGCCTTTCTGACGCGCAAGACGACGGAAGACGTGATCATCAAGACAACACTTGATCCGCGCATTCAGACCGCCGCGGAACAGGCGATGGCCGAAATTTTTGCAACCAAGGTTTCGTCTGACTCCAAAGCAGAAGCGGCGATTGTGGTAATGAGCTCGGACGGCGCCGTGCGCGGCATGGTCGGTGGGCGTGAAACCAAAGTGACAGGGGCTTTTAACCGAGCCACACAAGCCAAACGCCAGACCGGGTCTGCCTTTAAACCATTCGTTTACGCGGCCGCGTTGGACATGGGCTATCGTTGGGATGATTTCATCCTGGATGAGCCCTATTGTTTGAACGTCCCCGGTTCGGGCCAGTGGTGCCCAAAAAACTATACCCGCCAACACTACGGGAATGTCAGCCTGACCGAGGCATTGGCCCGCTCGCTGAATGTTCCTGCTGTAAAGGTGGCGGAAGATGTTGGGCTGGAAGCGGTGCGCAGTGTCGCCTCTATGTTTGGCATCGAAAGCGATCTGGCTGCCGGACCAGCCTTGGCGTTGGGTGCTTCTGAAAGCACATTGCTTGAAACAACCGGTGCCTTTGCGGGTATCCTGAACGGCGGATCCGCGGTGATCCCCTATGGCCTGACAGAGCTTAGCCTTGTAGCTGACAAAGAACCGTTGATGACGCAAACTGGCGGGATCGGCGAAAGGGTTATTTCACAACAAGCCGCCCAGCAACTGGTCTATATGATGAGCCGCGTGGTCGAGGCGGGCACGGGTAGCCGTGCCAAGATCGACGGGCTTGAAATCGCCGGCAAGACTGGCACCACAAACTCGGCCCGCGATGCATGGTTCATCGGGTTTACTGCCGAATACGTGATGGGCGTTTGGATGGGCTATGATGACAACACACCACTGAAAGGTGTGACCGGCGGTGGGCTTCCCGCCGAGATGTGGCACGAGGCGATGGTGCGCATTCAGTCGGAGCTCGTCCCTACCCCACTTCCGATGATCCGCCCGAACAATGCCCCGCGCTTTGACGGGCAGGTGAATGGTTCTGAAGGCCTGTTTGGGGACAGCCAGAACAGCCGCCCGCAGGGGGGTCAGAATGTCGGAAAAGCGGTCGAAGATGCACTGATCGGCGTGTTGCGTTCAATCTTCGGTAAGAACTAA
- a CDS encoding MarR family winged helix-turn-helix transcriptional regulator: MHWPKGTREESFGFLSQVLARRVENEMKTRLATLNLDFRFFMTLMQLLVQDGQNQRELCGKLNLPEYQVSRNLDAMAKDGLIERRTSPTSRRTTQVFLTKKGHALAQKLPPLINTLNDAFLGALSKDERTALVAMLQKVLLSTEA; encoded by the coding sequence GTGCATTGGCCCAAAGGAACTCGCGAGGAAAGCTTTGGCTTCTTGTCGCAGGTATTGGCCCGCCGGGTGGAAAACGAAATGAAAACGAGGCTGGCGACACTCAATCTCGATTTCCGCTTTTTCATGACCTTGATGCAGCTTCTTGTCCAGGATGGTCAAAATCAACGCGAGCTTTGCGGTAAGCTTAACCTGCCTGAATATCAGGTCAGTCGGAACCTTGATGCAATGGCCAAGGACGGTCTGATCGAACGACGGACCAGCCCAACCAGTCGACGGACAACGCAGGTGTTTCTGACCAAGAAAGGGCATGCGCTAGCCCAGAAACTGCCGCCGTTGATCAACACGTTGAATGACGCATTTCTTGGTGCGCTCAGCAAAGATGAGCGCACAGCACTCGTCGCGATGCTGCAGAAAGTCCTGCTGTCGACAGAGGCGTAA
- a CDS encoding phospholipid-binding protein MlaC, producing MMRMMGNETSLTRRAVLGGIAGLGVLALLPGRALAAISAEKAESLIGKVVSDINGIINSGASEAAMIKKFEGVFAKYADVDFIALSALGPDARSASSSQKSAFIKAFRSYIARRYGSRFREFQGGTINVVSSKEVKSRYEVLTKTQLKGKSPFDVVFVVSSKNGKFIDMQVEGISIVKSERKEIGAMLDRRKGDLNQLIADLQAG from the coding sequence ATGATGCGTATGATGGGTAACGAAACCTCTCTAACTCGCCGTGCTGTTCTGGGTGGAATAGCTGGACTGGGTGTTCTTGCACTTTTGCCGGGCCGCGCCTTGGCAGCCATTTCCGCGGAAAAGGCGGAAAGCCTGATCGGTAAAGTCGTCAGCGATATTAATGGAATTATCAATTCCGGCGCGTCCGAAGCGGCGATGATCAAGAAATTTGAAGGCGTGTTTGCCAAATATGCAGATGTGGATTTCATTGCCTTGTCTGCCCTTGGCCCTGACGCCCGTTCGGCGAGCTCGTCGCAGAAAAGTGCCTTTATCAAAGCATTCCGCAGCTACATCGCGCGTCGTTACGGCAGCCGTTTCCGCGAATTCCAGGGTGGCACCATCAATGTTGTTAGCTCGAAAGAGGTCAAAAGCCGTTATGAAGTGCTGACCAAAACGCAATTGAAAGGCAAATCGCCTTTTGACGTTGTTTTCGTGGTGTCATCCAAGAATGGAAAATTCATCGATATGCAGGTCGAAGGGATTTCGATCGTTAAGTCAGAGCGCAAGGAAATCGGCGCGATGCTTGACCGTCGCAAGGGTGATCTGAACCAGTTGATCGCGGATCTGCAAGCAGGCTGA
- a CDS encoding VacJ family lipoprotein, with the protein MTNLISKFSPAMAGLVLVALGACAKAPVPSGYDDPHEVKNRRTHEANIKLDRALVSPASNVYGEVLPRGVRDTISVFSDNAGLPGVVANNILQGNVENAVHNSVRFLFNSTFGLLGLFDVATDIGLEERDSDFGETLHVWGAPEGDYVVLPFFGPSTERDGFGILVDFVLNPLSLVLPTEVKHLPKATWVLAKFGDRYTFGDTIDEFYNSEDGYDLMQLYYLDSRRYELGIEVDDNELEDIYDAYDG; encoded by the coding sequence TTGACCAATCTGATTAGCAAGTTTTCCCCGGCGATGGCTGGACTGGTGCTCGTGGCACTCGGAGCCTGTGCGAAAGCACCGGTCCCTTCTGGCTATGACGATCCGCATGAAGTGAAAAACCGTCGCACGCATGAAGCCAATATCAAGCTTGATCGTGCGCTCGTTTCGCCGGCGTCGAACGTTTATGGTGAAGTGCTACCACGCGGTGTTCGCGATACAATTTCTGTGTTTTCGGACAATGCCGGCTTGCCGGGCGTTGTGGCGAACAACATTCTCCAAGGTAACGTCGAAAACGCCGTCCACAACTCGGTGCGTTTCCTGTTCAACTCGACCTTCGGGCTGCTTGGTCTATTCGATGTGGCAACCGATATTGGTCTTGAAGAGCGTGACAGCGATTTTGGCGAGACATTGCACGTCTGGGGCGCGCCTGAAGGAGATTATGTGGTCTTACCGTTCTTCGGCCCGTCTACCGAACGCGATGGTTTCGGCATTCTTGTCGACTTCGTTTTGAACCCACTGAGCTTGGTTCTGCCGACCGAAGTAAAACATCTTCCCAAAGCCACTTGGGTTTTGGCAAAGTTTGGCGACCGCTACACGTTTGGCGACACGATCGACGAATTCTACAATAGTGAAGACGGGTATGATCTGATGCAGCTCTACTATCTCGACTCGCGCCGTTATGAACTTGGCATCGAAGTCGACGACAATGAACTTGAGGATATTTATGATGCGTATGATGGGTAA